In Erigeron canadensis isolate Cc75 chromosome 8, C_canadensis_v1, whole genome shotgun sequence, the DNA window ttttgtatatgtaatcTCTACTTGCTAGATTTCAGATATCATCAATAAAGTTTGAGTGTTCAATAAAAAATGAATCACTGGCAGCAACAacgtcttttgtttttttagtgaATAAAAGGCTAGGGTTATCGTTTAAGTTAATTgtgtaaataaaattaagagaAAATCACAAATCTGACCAAGACTATATCAAATTAGCCAAAAGTTGTttgaattttcacaaaatagtCACCAAAGTCGGAATAAGCTGACAAAATCGTAATGAGATATTGAAAATTGTTATGATTGAAATTGTGCAAAATTCCAAAATCTCTATGCAATTTTGAAAATCTCATAAAGACTTTGCACTAGACCTTAGACAAGGCATTCTAACTTTGTCGAATCGGAACCAATACCACTACAATGTGCTCGAACAACTGAGCGGTCGTCGGGCCTTCCGTGCACAGATATGACACACTTCGACGcccattaaataaaataatcgtTGGGGGGCTTTAAGTGTACCTCACTAAAGTCAACAAGGTCTCTTTTTGGAAAACAAGAAATTTTATAAGAACGCATAGAAGGGGTTACCGGCTCTCCAAGCTACTCTTTTATAATTACGAAAACTAAAAAgggaaacatatgaaaattaactccatataaatattgaatttaGTTAACCccctttttttccaactttagttaaacaaaaaatttgtagtttgttatatctaaacttaagacaaatacaaacaacaattttagactataattatgaaaactaaagaaaaatatataatttgaaaagtacatatcaattcatcaacaaagaccatctcgagcgttttgattttatttgggTTGTTCTACTCCTAAACAgttcatacatgcacaacacagagtcgtagatgatggttaacttgtgttggcttaagatcttcaagatgaactaatgtggtttAGTTTTTGATTATTGAAAAAGAAGCCACGAtaaacctataatggacaacaaactaaattaatagggataataataacataagaatttaatgttaaataataataataatgattaaatatgaacaaagtatattaaaaaaaaaaaaccctcttgGTAGTCGACTTCTTGGTAGGCgactatttttttgttttggttataggtttttgttttttgttgaggatatataattattatataaattttaggagacttttaagaataaatttttttttattaataataaggtatGCCTatagacttaataattaaaaaaagtttaaaaaaaatagatgattaataaggagagaTTTTTAGACTAAGGAGGAGGAttaagggtgtcaagtgtactcTAACCTcatcttttagttttattatagatagatagatatcgTTGCTGCTTACCAAACACAACCTAAAGATTAGTTTACACCTTGACACTTTAGCTCTAACCAAATAAAATAATTGTGAGGGGTTTCAAGTGTCAACATTGAAGTCACCAAGGTCTATTTTGGTAAAACTAGCAAATTTATAAGAACGCAGGAGGAGGGTTACCGGCTCTCCAAGCTACTCTCAAATTTAGTTTTTCTATTTATCACTCCTCCCGATCGATctaccaaaccaaaccaaattcacataaaaaaaaaaaaattttaattatcatctttgtttgtttttctgGTGTTAATCTCAATCAATCGATGTCGGTAAGCCCCCACatttttatatctattattTGTCAATTGTATATACAAAACCTATATCTGTTTATTTACTGTCTCCTCTTCAATTGTTTACCAAAAAGTGGTTTTTATCATATGTATAAATTGGTATTTTCTTCTAAGTATTTGTTGTATAGAAATATATGGATGATAAAATCTGACCTAAGACCTCGGGACAGCTTAGACATGTAAccacatatgtgtgtgtgtatatatatatagagagagagagacataaaaaaagtaactcccaatgccgtcttccacgggttttgggtcccaataccgtcttcgacggtgtatgggggaggttgatatgtagacagcctcacccctaccaaaggtagagaggctgcttccaggttctaccataggtagaaaaggacccccagccttgctgggcatgaggattgaacccatgacctctgtttccagagatatatatatatatatatatatagagagagagagagagagagagagtataAAAGGAGCTTTAGCTGTTTTAGACTTAAGCCACCGTTTATACTTGCTATTTAATGATGTTTTATTAACAGATATTTGAGTATAATGGGAGTGCTCTAGTAGCAATGGTAGGTAAAAATTGCTTTGCTATTGCTAGTGATCGGAGGCTCGGTGTTCAGCTTCAAACCGTCGCCACTGACTTTCAAAGGATTTTCAAGATTCATGACAAGCTTTTTCTTGGTCTTTCTGGCCTCGGCTCTGACGTGCAAACTCTGTAAGTATCAATTGTTCATGCCGTTGCTTTGCTTTACGGTTTCACCATCACGATACTACCCTTTCGTTATCTTTTTGCATATGCGCTGAAGGGAAAGTTTTCGACTTTTACATGGTTCATGACTGCATTTATGCTTGGCTGATTTGGGTgtgtaaattacatttttttttttacgtttcTGTTATTTTGTCATTTTAGGCATCAGCGTCTTGTGTTTCGCCACAAACTGTACGAGCTTCGTGAAGAAAGGGATATGAAGCCTGAAACTTTTGCCAGTCTTGTATCTGCCATTCTCTATGAGAAAAGGTTGGAATCACCACAACTTTATCTTTCGTATTTGGTCTGTGTTTTAAATCTCTATGCCTATGTAACAGATGCATACTCCACTGtatttcatcatattttggatTAAAGACATTTTTGAACACTGAGCTTTTAAAATATTCAAGATAATCAAATCTTATTCATGCCTGAATCATGTTATTTTCTAGATGCAAGTGGTTTTTTGAATAACTACTCtgtaatttttttgtaaatgaaTCAATTCTGAATAACGTGTCTGACAATCTGAATAATGAAAATCATCATATGCTGATAATggtattttcttttaatgaaaGGTTGTGTTGTTTTGTATGCAAGAAGTTCTTTTTATCCTCTGAATAAGTTTTTACTGTTACATTCTTGAAGTCCTGTATATGCTTTGATCATATGAGTTATGGCCGCCTTTAGCTTCACTAAGCTATGtaaatgttaaattaaaatctatcATTCTGTGTAGGTTTGGTCCTTATTTCTGCCAACCTGTGATCGCTGGATTGGGAGAGGATGACAAGCCATTCATCTGCACAATGGACTCTATTGGAGCAAAGTAAGTCTACTACTTATGAATCGTTTTGTTAGTCATACTTTTATGATAACCAGACTCCTTTAgagttttcattttaaaattacacgTGCACTCATGTCTACATATATACTTGAAGTCACAGGGTAATGGTAATGTGATTATGATGTAAGATGCAATTGTAATAGGAAAACTAGACATTTTGGGTTTGTTTAATAGTAGTTAAAATGTGAAAGCCAAGTCGGTCTTTGTCAACGAGTTTGCTTTAAGTtggaatatatattatacattattacttggaggtttttttttttttttgtgcttCCAAAGCTGTGGTTAGTTCTTCTCCCACTAAAATGCTGACAACATCCATGAGTTCTGAACCACTCTAGCCTATACAAGTTTCTGGATGTGACatgaccattttttttatttttttttttgtaaaagtcACTATGTGCTACAATTCTTATAGCTATCTAAAAGTTATTGTTTAGGATCGATTACTGATGAGGTATATTGCTCCTTTTTTTGGCATGGGGTCAGATCACTCGACAATTGACTTCAATAATTATTCTTGCTAATCCAGTTTTCTTTTGTATTGATATTCTCATATTCTCTTCTTTCTAATTGTCATTTAGAAAGAATGCAATGATTTGTTTTTTACAGTGTTAACTTATATCTTAATTAAATGTCTGAATTATGGTCATTTTATTTGATGGAATTGAGAAGCATGTGAAGCTGGTACTAAttcattatcttttatttttgaaatcaaTCATAGAGAGCTTGCAAAAGATTTTGTTGTTGCTGGGACAGCATCAGAGTCTCTTTATGGTGCATGTGAGTCGATGTTCAAACCTGACATGGTATGTTTTTATGTTACAGTTCTTTagctttttgtttaatttagtgATATCAATGATTAATTGTAACTGGTCCTGTGTAATTCTTTATGTCACGAGCCATTAAAAATACCCagttttatgaaatttttgCTATACTTTTTGAAAAGTGGCCTTCTAATCTGGGTGTTGAAGTTTTAGACCATTGACATGAACATGTCAACAACTTGGGttgtattttcttaataaaaggTGAAATAGAAAAGTGAGCTATAATTATAAAGTAATGGGACACTGTATGCAAGTGTTTTAAACCTCGTAATACATTTTATTTGAAAACCAagtatatttatgatatagctCTGATTATCACATTTAATGGCACTATTTATTTATCAACATAAACTGTTAACGTGTCAATCCAATCCGAGCCACCTCTTTTGCTTGATCCATTTGGACCCGTTACAAATCCAAAGACCCACTTGTTTTGTACCTGTGCTATAATATTTAAATGGATCATTTCTGCAAAAAGAACATAAGGGTAAGGGTTGTAAGTAATAAGCAATACTCGCCTAGGAATCACCAATTGAAGTATAGTGAAGATTTGTTAAACCTATGTCTAATACATATAATCAATCGACATGTCGTACGTCCAAATATTCCTTATTGTCTTTTTTTGCGTATGGGAATACAAAAAGCTCtctgttttcatatttttgtggAAAATTGCTTAGGGGATATAAAAACCCCAAAATTTCAAGTGTCACCTTATTGTCTTTTTTTGCGTATGGGAATACAAAAAGCTCtctgttttcatatttttgtggAAAATTGCTTAGGGGATATAAAAACCCCAAAATTTCAAGTGTCACCTTATTGTCTTTTTTTGCGTATGGGAATACAAAAAGCTCtctgttttcatatttttgtggAAAATTGCTTAGGGGATATAAAAACCCCAAAATTTCAAGTGTATTTGACGATTTTCTTAAGACTGGGATGCCAATTTTGCTAATCTACTTTTAAAAGCTAATATCTCATTGGAACAAACTAAATGGAaatgtttaattatttaaattggGATGTAGAAGTATGGGGGATTTTAATCTACTTATATCCATGAAAAAGGGGTAGCTAATTCAAAGTTTTGTATTGCTTGCCAAATCCAAACCCACTGAAATCCACAGATGTATACCACTAGCTAATATGTAATTTGTTCCCGAAATGCTTTATATATTAATCTCAAGCGTTACTGTTTGCAGGAACAAGAGGAGTTGTTCGAGACCATCTCCCAAGCTCTTCTATCATCTGTTGACCGTGATTGTTTGAGTGGTTGGGGAGGGCATGTATATGTTGTGTAAGTTTCTTGCCACGTATATTGCTTCTTCCATGTTTTGTATTTAGACATGGCAAAATGAACGAGGTGcatgggtaacgggtcaaagtGGGCGTCGTTTAGTACATGCCAAAATAAAACCGGTCCAGTCGGGACGACCTTAAAATGCTTTTTTTCTTGGGTGGGGGTGGGGGGTATAGGTAAACATATCCCAAATCAGAGCATCTGTATATAAAGAGGTTGAAACTATCTCCTTTAATGATCACACATGGTGCATATTATTTAAGATATTGATGTGATACAACATGGTTTTATTGCAGTACACCAACTGAAGTGACAGAAAGAATCCTGAAGGGTAGAATGGATTGAGCTTGTCACAAAGAACTATTAGCCTCGAATCTGTATGATTAGTGATACGAACAATTTGGCATTCGGATTGGAGGTGAGTAAGCTGGGGCACTGATTTGATGAGGTTATTGTATTGGTGTCTGGTATCTTATAAAACTATGAAGGTAGTCTTGTGTTTTTGGCTTGAAAATTTGACCAAATTTTAGACTTGTATGGTAATGTTCTGTAACAGTCATTTCATGTCTCTCCAAGAATGTTTTCCTTCAACTTTGCGTCCTTGAATATTTAATGTTCAATCTCTCTGTCCTATCTACTAATACAGTAGAAACTCGATAGATTAATTCTTGATTAATTAAGAATTGGGATGAGATGGTAAACTAATAATTCGTTAAATTTATAAGGTAATATAGTAATTCTTATAGAGACCCCATACAAGATATaagttaataattttttatgaaCTTAAAATCACGTGAATGTCATATAAATGTTTCTTGACAAATAACTGAACTCTCTTTGTTTCTTGTTGAAAATAGTTGcaatttaaatgtttttaattttcctATCATCGTAAGAACTTCTGTGTTATTTTGTCATAGGTTAACAACAAATTGTTCAATGTGATTGCTGCTTTCATAGCTCTCTTTTGCCCCCAGCATAGAACTTTCATCATCTACTTCATAACCTGCTAAAAAGCTCTCAATAATTGTCACTCAACATCTGTGCAACTATATTTTCCTCTGTGGTTTAGACATCTTTGACATCCACAACATTGTGATAACTTAAATCCTTGATCAAATTTTAGAGTTCTTTAGTGTTTTCACCACCTACCTGTTTCTAAAAGCCATATTATCTGTTAATTGAAGTTTACAACGACAGAAAACAGGTGGCAATTGTATTTGCACTAATCAGTGCGTCGCTTAACATCACTATTTTTGGGGGAGGAAAGTGTAAAATACTCTAAAGACCGTGTAACTATTGTCCCTCGAGCCCTCGACTCACCTGCAAACCATAGTTATTAAGAACCTGTTCTTGCAATTGCATTTGGGTAAGAGCCGTAAGATTTGGGATATCCTTGTGCTGCTTGCATAATGCTTTTCGAAGCTCGTGGGCGGTGGGTCATTGTTGCTTTTTTTTTCACACCTTTGAGAAGGAAAGCAAGTTTGAAAGGCCCTATCAAATTGGTCTTCATTTGTATCATGAGATGTGATAAATggactaatattttttttgtttagtagACCCATAAGTCAATATATTTACCATTATTAACCTTTTTGGATAAATAAAACTAATGATTATGTTAGataaaaattaatgtttttactctattctattttatttatttttctaactatttataatatttttactcttttaatatagttattaaaacaaataatataaaagtataaaaactaaaataattaattacctGTATTGACAAAACCACTCGTGAAACAAAATTGGGTATATAATTCTAGACACGGTCTATATTTGGTTTCTCATAGGTTTTGGTCAAAATTCCAATAAGAGGTGATAACAGACATTAATTATTGTCCTTATAATCTTTATTTTCAGGGCAATTGTGAAAGCTTTGTGATGTTGAATATCTTCTGAACCATTCTAGAATGGGAAAAATGTTGTATTGTCTCTTTTGTCTAAAGAATGAACGATCACACCAAACTTATTAGCAATCATAACACCCGCATTGGACATTTTCATCTAGTGTTCATATGGACAAGACGAGCCAAAGAAACACAAGTCATGATACAATGAATTTATATCGACAACAAATATATTCGAGTAAAAAGATATCATATCGATTTTGTAACTCTTCTCTCATTTATTGTCGAATATACTCATGAAAATTGTCTCTCAGAGTCTAAGACAAACAACTAGTACTCGATATCCACAATTTCCATCTCCGTCACCATTTTGCATGTTTGTTATGTATGGTCGTATGGATGAAATCATTTTAGAATATCTCTATTATATTTAAACCACTTTATGGTAACTCTTCGTTTAAGTCCATCATGTGTGAACCCTCAAACTCATATGGGACCTCGTTCGAGTCTATCATTGGCTCGTTGTTCAAATCAAATTTCAATGAAGTGTGTTTGGTAGGCTCCGTAATCGAATCAAAAAAGTAAAGCATGATTAAACAAGTATATCTGGTTGAACAATATTcgtcaacttttttttttcaattcgaGGTTCCCGAATGTTGGTTGTATTCGGGCGGAATGTATCTTCAGCTTTGTTAACCAACTTTTTTATTTCCCAAGGATGGCTTGATAAAATTATCTTCAAAACGTTGCAGTTCATTATCACAACAAACACGTCATACTGCGAACGACTGAATAAAACTTTCATTATATTGGCCCTATTTAAAGTAGAGGGACTTTCATCTTCTAACAAAGGAAGGAACTTCAGTCTCTTGGACATTAAAATCAAACCTTTTACTTTTATCTATAGAGATAGAGGCTCTAACTATTTGATTAATTGGCAATATATTAATTATCAAGTGAAAGTATCaacaactttattttattttttttatttttttttgaaaggcatatCTAGAACTtaattaaatgtaaaattagaaactttaatatttattaactaACATTAAACGaaagataatattttttagaCTAACAATTATACCCTTAACCAACTGAATTAGGTTTGATTATATGAgatttcattattttcataacCTCTAAAGCTTTTTGTAAACGcataaaaagcttttaaagaAAGGATACAACAATcgtatttaacatttttagagaaaaaaaacatCAACGGCCAACTCTAAACAATAAAGTCAGCCACAAGCTCGACTGCTTGAGCCACCGATTCTAGGCTACTAGCTACAAGCTTTTGCCTAACAATCCTAGgtctttttcttaaaaaaaaaaaaaaagaaaatgattaatcctcttaacaaaatagcctaaaaatcctcttaattattGGATtattacatgtgaaaaaatcaagggacaagattagaaaataaaattagtaGATACCACATATCATCCTCTTAGagtgttaggaggatttttaggctattttgttaggaggattagtcattttccttaaaaaaatacATCCAAACACTAGAAGAGTCTCAACTCTCAACTATAAACTTTTACAAGGGAGAATAAGCGTTCATTTGATCTTGATCCTTGTGGATCGAACAGGGGCCTGGACTGGATCTCCAGGGCTGTGGCCTAACACACCAAACCCAATGCACGAGGTGGGTTCTCTTGGGTTTTTTTTCTCCCATTTGCCTGCAGAGACTAATAAGTTTACATGAAACTTTACCTACCTACACTTTTAGCTCAAGAAAACCATTATGTCACCGCAAAAAAGGATTGCACAGTTAACATAACAAAAACTCATATACTACGTCATTTACTTGAGAATCTATGTAGCTCAAAAgagaaagataaataaaaacaaaaaccactaaaaaaaggtGGCTGGCTATATGAGTAACCCAACATCCTAAATCTATAAACTTTATACTAAGTCAGCGTTTGGAGCTCAAAATGCCAAATCCAGAACAACCATGAAGTACAATTCATTTTAACATTGTTGCCCTAGATTTAGTCAGTTACCTCAAGTTAAACCCTGTCAACTGAACTATTCTCTGGTGCCTTTGCAAGTGGTGCGCTAACAGAAGCAGGAGTAACAGGTGGCTGAGCGACAGACTTTACAGGACCACCAAGCATTTGCTTATTTGACTTCCGTTTTTCATCTCCTTGTGCTAAAGTCAACCTCTCAGGTTGAGCTCGACCATCAAACAACTCGGTCTCGGGCTTCCTTTTTGCCTTTTTCTTTACCACCACTTCCGTTACTGTTTTGTTCTGATTGTTAGCACTACCCTTTAGCTTCTCCTGTTTTGGCTTGTCTGTATGCACAGAATTAGGTGGCTGTGCAGCAGTATTAGAAGCCATTGTGTTGGATATTGATCTGATGGGTGCACTTGAATCATTGACTAGCTTATTAGAGGGGTGTTGCACCCGACTAGCAGCAGGGTCAACCGTAATAGCCTCTGCTTTTGGGGCGGGTAACTTTTTCCTCATAATGTTCTCCTGGTCCTTTAAttagaagaaaacaaaaattgatCCCATGTTAGCTAAAAGCGTCAGCACAATCAGGTACACTTGTAACTTGTAAGAAGCGGTGGCAACTTCGACCCATTTACATGTGAATGGGTTCATTCAGATTATGTTTTATATAGAGTATTTAACAGTTCAAACAactaaattgaaaaataaaagctAAGGAGTTGATAATCGCCCTGAAGAGTATTTTTTACTGCGCTAAAATCTTCTAAACCTCTGTATCTAATAACAAATTATTACTGACATTTGATACAGAAACTATATCATGGAAAACTATAActttcaagaagaaaaagttTCTCATCATCCAAACCCAATGCATTCCAACCATACATCAAAACCTTATTTGTACCCGTTGCCAGACCCACCGACTCACCCATTTTGTCACCACTGTAAAAGAAGACTATTAACATTTTTCCTTATTAATACCTTGCGCCTCTGTAAtgattttcttctttcttttgccCTACAAATTGCTCGTTTTATCCCGTGGTTATCCATACAGCCTTTCGGCCACAGTTCTGCAAGCTGCAATATAGACACAAGACATGTAAATATCttttaaccttgttcaatgCGAGTAACAAATCAAAAGTTCACCACTGTTTGCAATGTTTCATAGCAAATACCATGAATTAAAACGTGAATCTAGTGAGTTAACCAGAGTGAACCCTTTTACCCAAACAACAATGTGAATCTAATGTTTCAGATGaacctacaaggctacaaaaATTCATGTAAAACCACCTTATCGAATGAAACAATCTTACAGGTCTTATGCATAAAAACGAATTTTGGGCAACTATATACCCATCTGTTTCCTTCTTAACTACAAGTACTATTAAATTacagataaaacataaccaatAATTAAATGGGGGCAATTGCCAAATGCACAAAAAAGAGCCAACAAATACAAAAACGATTACGCACTATCAGATTAACAAAATGTACTGCTGAAGAGTCGGATGAGCGCAAAGGAACAACAATAAGATAGCAATTCTAATACATGCTTACCTCTACGTAAAGCTTTCTAAGTTGGGGACCAGCATCTTCATCGAGGCCCTGGTGAATATATGAATCT includes these proteins:
- the LOC122578488 gene encoding proteasome subunit beta type-3-A translates to MSIFEYNGSALVAMVGKNCFAIASDRRLGVQLQTVATDFQRIFKIHDKLFLGLSGLGSDVQTLHQRLVFRHKLYELREERDMKPETFASLVSAILYEKRFGPYFCQPVIAGLGEDDKPFICTMDSIGAKELAKDFVVAGTASESLYGACESMFKPDMEQEELFETISQALLSSVDRDCLSGWGGHVYVVTPTEVTERILKGRMD